The DNA window GGGACCGACGCAGCCGGGCCGGGCACAGGGACTCGGGCAGGGCTTGGGAGCTCTCTGCCTCTGGGGATCAGGGCtctcagggggctgcagggcacagggccagggctgggcacggTGGGCAAGGCTGGGTGGCTTTGGCCGCTCAGGGTCTGTGGGAACGGGGTGCTGCTGAATGAGGAGGTAACTCTGTCTCTTCTAACCCCTGTTTGTCTGAATTCTCTTTCAGCCTCATCTCTGTCACGCCAAGATGTCCTGCTACGACATTTGCCCACCAAGAACCAGCGTGGACCTGTGCCCACCAAGAACCGGCGTGGCCGTGCCCCAGCCCATCGCTGAGAGCTGCAATGAGCTGTGCGCCCGCCAGTGCCCCGACTCCTCAGCCTTGATCCAGCCACCGCCCGTGGTGGTCACCTTCCCCGggcccatcctcagctccttcccccagcaaGCCGTGGTGGGCTCCTCCGGAGCACCGGCCTTTGgcggctccctggggctgggcggCCTCTACGGCGCCGGCGCCACCCAGGCCTCGGGGGGCCTCTGCACCTTTGGCAGAGCCTACGCTGCTCCCGCCTGCAGCCCTTGCGCCTTGCCCCGCTACACCAAGAAGTTCTGGGACACCTGCGGGCCCTGCTAGAGCCGCCACAGCCTGGCCAAAACCCCCGCGGCTGCCTCAGCCCGGCAGGGAcaagctgagctgggcacaagCTGCCCTGGCCTCCTGCAGCCCGTGACACCCGGCCTGCCTGCACCCTGACCACCTTGTCTCTCagtttttcctccccttcttaATGCAATAAAGTTTTCCTGCATCCAACTGCTGTCTCTCTGCGTATTTCTCTAGAGTTCTGTTCACTCCACTGCTGGAGGGCAGGTTCTGATCCATCCATTTTTCACTATGCCGTACCTTGTGGGTTTTACCCTTCGGAGCTCTCAGGTGATTTCCGCTGTGTTTGTATGATGTAGTGTTCTACATTTTGGTTAACTCAGGATTAATTCCGTTAATTTTTCCTGGATTCACGCTGTGTTTTGGACAAGCAGGGACGTGTTTGTTGTGAGAGGGAAATTGggtgtgttttttcccttggtttcAGAGGTTCTGTTTATATTATCACATATctggtattttatattttttagtGTATTTACTCCAGAGCATTTAAAGAGCACAGGGACCTGTGACCCAGCCAGGTGACTGGACACTCACGGTCACAGCAGTAGGTGATGTCCCCAGACTTTGAGGGTATAAAATCCCAAGGCGCCCTTTGTTTGTCCCTCCTTGGAGGCACCATCTGCATCTATTACTCTGTTTTTGCACCAcaattaaagtattttaaggATCCAGATCACTGAGACTGCTTGGAAAACCTGGGATAACAGCAGCGAGGAATCCACGTGTGACTGTGAGAGGTGTGAGGACTCGACAGAGGTGATTTGAACCAGTGGTTTTGGCGCAGATGGTTCAGCTGGATGTGACCCTCACTGCTCTGGGCTTGTTGAGAACCTGGGGATTGGTcctgggttggactcgatgatgttggaggtgttttcctggttcctgggattctggaaggTGGGACAGGAAAGTTTCTTTGCCATTGCACCACCTTGTTTCCCCGTAGTCAGCAGGCACCCGGCTCTGCCCCGTCCCACGATGGTCACTCcgttcctgctgctcccagcagttcTGCCACCTCGTTTTTCCAGTCCAAAACTCCGATTCCCTCCTGCCCAGTGCCACTCAGCTTTCTCTTATCAGCGCTCCCGAAAAGATGTGCCAATGCCAGGAAGGCAGATGAATAATTAGAGGTTTTTCCAGACCTAATCCTTGAGTAAGGAATGGAGT is part of the Sylvia atricapilla isolate bSylAtr1 chromosome 33, bSylAtr1.pri, whole genome shotgun sequence genome and encodes:
- the LOC136373215 gene encoding scale keratin-like — encoded protein: MSCYDICPPRTSVDLCPPRTGVAVPQPIAESCNELCARQCPDSSALIQPPPVVVTFPGPILSSFPQQAVVGSSGAPAFGGSLGLGGLYGAGATQASGGLCTFGRAYAAPACSPCALPRYTKKFWDTCGPC